Proteins from a single region of Hordeum vulgare subsp. vulgare chromosome 6H, MorexV3_pseudomolecules_assembly, whole genome shotgun sequence:
- the LOC123403718 gene encoding keratin-associated protein 5-5-like has protein sequence MAPSPAGSTATLLALLVVLVLLGMGCPAGATTACQDCAGQCNSTCSAANFAGAGPCGADCNPAPGCPSCLAAYHSKCLPYCVSACKANSPPGYDCESSCDKTSLCSGSCSAVCGESPACTDCKANYSRGCTSCCTSYCKCHCV, from the coding sequence ATGGCGCCTTCACCAGCTGGTAGCACTGCAACTTTGTTGGCCTTGCTAGTGGTCCTCGTGCTGCTGGGGATGGGATGCCCAgcgggggcgacgacggcgtgccAGGACTGCGCGGGGCAGTGCAACTCGACATGCAGCGCCGCCAACTTCGCCGGGGCAGGGCCGTGCGGCGCGGATTGCAACCCGGCACCGGGATGCCCGAGCTGCCTCGCAGCGTACCACTCCAAGTGCTTGCCCTACTGCGTGAGTGCGTGCAAGGCCAATTCACCTCCTGGGTACGACTGCGAAAGCTCGTGCGACAAGACGAGCCTGTGCAGCGGCTCGTGCAGCGCCGTCTGCGGCGAGTCGCCGGCGTGCACGGACTGCAAGGCCAACTACTCCCGCGGGTGCACATCCTGCTGCACCTCTTACTGCAAGTGCCACTGCGTCTAG